One part of the Fusobacterium pseudoperiodonticum genome encodes these proteins:
- a CDS encoding IS3 family transposase (programmed frameshift) has translation MSKLTKKDKIEIYERRKNGETISSLAKAFNTRESNIKYLIALIEKHGYDILRNGKNRIYSKEFKLQTINRILINNESINSVAIDIGLASNGILHNWLSKFKENEYNVVEKKKGRKPKSMTKLKRNNKVLSEKDKIKLLEDEIIYLKAENEYLKKLRALVQERELKEKKKLRVIAELRAKYPFKMLLKIAGISRSVYYYYIDKKDIDEKNKDIIEKIKEIYYVNKGRYGYRRVTLELKNQGLNINHKKVQRLMKKFNLQSIVRKKRKYSSYKGQIGKIADNHIKRNFEATAPNQKWFTDVTEFNLRGEKLYLSPILDAYGRYIVSYDISHSANLEQINHMLNLAFKENENYENLIFHSDQGWQYQHYSYQKKLKEKKITQSMSRKGNSLDNGLMECFFGLLKSEMFYDQEEKYKTLEELKEAIEDYIYYYNNKRIKEKLKGLTPASYRSQSLLVS, from the exons ATGAGTAAATTAACAAAAAAAGATAAAATTGAAATATATGAAAGAAGAAAAAATGGTGAAACTATTTCTTCTTTAGCTAAAGCTTTTAATACTCGTGAATCTAATATTAAATATTTAATTGCTTTAATTGAAAAACATGGATATGATATTCTAAGAAATGGTAAAAATAGAATTTATTCTAAAGAGTTTAAATTGCAAACAATTAATAGAATTTTAATTAATAATGAATCTATAAATTCTGTTGCTATTGATATTGGGTTAGCTTCTAATGGGATTTTACATAATTGGCTTTCAAAATTTAAAGAAAATGAGTATAATGTTGTAGAGAAGAAAAAAGGAAGGAAACCTAAATCTATGACTAAACTTAAGAGAAATAATAAAGTATTATCTGAAAAAGATAAAATTAAACTATTAGAAGATGAAATAATTTACTTAAAAGCTGAGAATGAATACTTAAAAAAATTGAGAGCTCTAGTTCAAGAAAGGGAGCTAAAAGAGAAGAAAAAGT TAAGAGTAATAGCCGAACTTAGAGCTAAATATCCTTTCAAAATGCTATTAAAGATTGCTGGAATATCAAGATCAGTATATTATTACTATATTGATAAAAAAGATATTGATGAGAAGAATAAAGATATTATTGAAAAAATCAAAGAAATTTACTATGTGAACAAAGGAAGATATGGTTATCGCAGAGTAACATTGGAGTTAAAAAATCAAGGTTTAAATATTAATCATAAAAAAGTACAAAGACTTATGAAGAAATTTAATTTACAAAGTATTGTCCGTAAAAAAAGGAAATATTCTTCATACAAAGGTCAAATAGGAAAGATAGCTGATAACCATATTAAAAGAAATTTTGAAGCAACAGCTCCAAATCAAAAATGGTTTACAGATGTAACAGAATTTAATTTAAGAGGAGAAAAGTTATACTTATCTCCAATATTAGATGCTTATGGAAGATATATAGTTTCATATGATATTTCGCACAGTGCTAACTTGGAGCAGATAAATCATATGTTAAATTTAGCATTTAAAGAAAATGAAAATTATGAAAATTTGATATTTCATAGTGACCAAGGATGGCAATATCAGCACTATTCATATCAAAAAAAATTGAAAGAGAAGAAGATAACTCAAAGTATGTCAAGAAAAGGAAATAGTTTAGATAATGGATTAATGGAATGTTTCTTTGGGTTGTTAAAATCAGAAATGTTTTATGACCAAGAAGAAAAGTACAAGACATTAGAAGAATTGAAGGAAGCAATAGAAGATTATATATATTATTACAATAACAAAAGAATAAAGGAAAAATTAAAAGGATTAACTCCTGCTTCTTACAGAAGTCAATCCTTATTAGTAAGTTAA
- the ftsZ gene encoding cell division protein FtsZ, with product MSDEIKDLVKIKVIGVGGGGGNAINDMLYSGVTGVEYIAANTDKQDLEKSLAHRKLQIGEKLTKGQGAGAEPEIGRLAAEEDIEKIQELLKGTDMLFITAGMGGGTGTGAAPVIAKAAKELDVLTVAVVTRPFNFEGEKRRRNSENGIELLRQNVDSLVIIPNDKLFDLPDKNITMLNAFKEANNILRIGIKAVVDLVLGQGFINLDFADIKSVLKNSGVAVLGYGEGEGENRAIKAAEKALESPLLEKSIQGADKILINLRTSEDVGLNESQTVTEVIRQATGKKVEDVLFGITIVPEFSDKIEITIMANNFKDEMETNKETFIKVETVKTTAEPIRESERKREEPDDIMDIPPWMRTNRR from the coding sequence ATGTCAGACGAAATAAAAGATCTTGTTAAAATAAAGGTAATAGGTGTTGGAGGTGGAGGAGGAAATGCCATCAACGACATGCTTTATTCAGGAGTAACAGGAGTAGAATATATAGCTGCTAACACAGATAAGCAAGATTTAGAAAAATCACTAGCACATAGAAAATTACAAATTGGTGAAAAATTAACAAAAGGGCAAGGAGCAGGTGCTGAACCTGAAATAGGAAGACTTGCTGCAGAAGAAGATATAGAAAAAATTCAAGAACTTTTAAAAGGAACAGATATGCTGTTCATCACTGCTGGAATGGGTGGAGGTACTGGTACAGGAGCAGCTCCAGTTATTGCAAAAGCGGCAAAAGAATTAGATGTTCTTACAGTTGCAGTTGTAACAAGACCTTTCAATTTTGAAGGTGAAAAAAGAAGAAGAAATTCAGAAAATGGAATTGAACTTTTAAGACAAAACGTAGACAGTTTAGTTATCATACCAAATGATAAACTTTTTGATTTACCAGATAAAAACATAACTATGCTTAATGCTTTTAAAGAAGCAAACAATATCTTAAGAATCGGTATAAAAGCTGTTGTGGATCTAGTTTTAGGACAAGGATTTATAAACCTTGACTTCGCTGATATTAAATCAGTATTAAAAAATTCAGGAGTTGCTGTTTTAGGATATGGAGAAGGTGAAGGAGAAAACAGAGCTATAAAAGCTGCTGAAAAAGCATTAGAATCTCCATTACTAGAAAAATCTATTCAAGGAGCAGATAAGATACTTATCAACTTAAGAACTTCTGAAGACGTTGGATTAAATGAATCACAAACAGTTACTGAAGTAATAAGACAAGCTACTGGAAAGAAAGTAGAAGATGTATTATTTGGAATTACAATAGTACCTGAATTCTCAGATAAAATTGAAATTACAATTATGGCAAATAATTTCAAAGATGAAATGGAAACTAATAAAGAAACATTCATTAAAGTGGAAACAGTAAAAACTACTGCTGAGCCTATAAGAGAATCTGAAAGAAAAAGAGAAGAACCAGATGATATAATGGATATTCCACCTTGGATGAGAACTAATAGAAGATAA
- the ftsA gene encoding cell division protein FtsA: protein MRDDIIRKVALDIGNNTIKLLIGEMSSDFTKIAITDYVKVKHAGLRKSEIYDINALSEAIRTAISKAESVESPITKLSLALGGPGVGSTTVNVKISFPEKEIEESDMDKLLRKAKRQIFGENEDKFKILYKEVYNKKVDGPNIIKQPIGMVGKELQADVHFVYVEEAYVKKFREVLYSLGVDIDKIYLDSYASAKGTLDEETRKMGVAHVDIGYGSTNVIIMKNGKVLYAKTKSLGELHYVSDLSIILKVPREGAEEILLKLKNKEFESDETIKYGTKKIPLKSIKDIIAARTDDIIEFINATIDESGFNGLLARGIVLTGGAVDIDGVAEQVSNRSGYLVRKMLPIPLKGIKNSFYSDAAVVGIFLEDMEREYKKSTERTKEESIQVTRRDVVRDNSVREEVDVFLESIEEDKVKEKEKFNFFRWLKELF from the coding sequence ATGAGAGATGATATAATAAGAAAAGTGGCTCTGGACATCGGTAATAATACTATAAAGTTACTTATTGGAGAAATGAGTTCAGATTTTACAAAAATAGCTATTACTGACTATGTTAAAGTTAAACATGCAGGCTTGAGAAAATCAGAAATTTATGATATAAATGCCTTAAGTGAAGCTATTAGAACTGCAATAAGTAAAGCAGAAAGTGTTGAGTCTCCAATAACAAAACTTTCACTAGCTTTAGGTGGACCTGGAGTAGGCTCAACAACAGTAAATGTCAAAATTTCATTTCCTGAAAAAGAAATTGAAGAATCTGATATGGATAAGTTGTTAAGAAAAGCTAAAAGACAAATTTTTGGAGAAAATGAAGATAAGTTTAAGATACTCTACAAAGAAGTGTATAATAAAAAGGTTGATGGACCAAATATAATAAAGCAACCTATAGGTATGGTTGGTAAAGAATTACAAGCAGATGTACACTTTGTATATGTAGAAGAAGCTTATGTAAAAAAATTCAGAGAAGTCCTGTATAGTCTTGGGGTGGATATAGATAAGATATATTTAGACTCATATGCTTCAGCTAAAGGAACTTTAGATGAAGAAACAAGAAAAATGGGAGTAGCTCATGTAGATATTGGTTATGGATCGACAAACGTTATAATTATGAAAAATGGTAAAGTTCTCTATGCTAAGACAAAATCACTAGGAGAATTACACTATGTTTCTGATTTATCAATAATATTAAAAGTACCTAGAGAAGGTGCAGAAGAAATATTATTAAAACTAAAAAATAAAGAATTTGAATCAGATGAAACAATCAAGTATGGGACAAAAAAGATACCTTTAAAAAGTATAAAAGATATAATAGCAGCTAGAACAGATGATATTATAGAATTTATAAATGCAACAATTGATGAATCTGGTTTCAATGGACTCTTAGCTAGGGGTATAGTTCTAACAGGAGGAGCAGTTGATATAGATGGAGTGGCTGAACAAGTTTCAAATCGGTCAGGATATCTAGTCAGAAAGATGTTACCAATACCTTTAAAAGGTATAAAAAATAGTTTCTATAGTGATGCAGCTGTGGTTGGTATATTCTTAGAAGATATGGAAAGAGAGTATAAGAAAAGCACAGAAAGAACTAAAGAAGAAAGTATACAAGTAACAAGAAGAGATGTAGTAAGAGATAATAGTGTAAGAGAAGAAGTGGATGTATTTTTAGAATCTATAGAAGAAGACAAAGTTAAAGAAAAGGAAAAATTTAATTTCTTTAGATGGCTAAAAGAACTTTTTTAG
- a CDS encoding cell division protein FtsQ/DivIB, which translates to MKVRLLILNIIMYLVYMLPQNFFRLDYFNINKVDIQESAKMLQPELTKLSEKLYNKNIIYIDSNEIKEFLEKDVRVEDVTITKKSLGEISIDVKEKDLSYYAVIGKNIYLVDKAGEIFAYLNEKDVEEVPFIVANSEDEIKEITEFLNELSDLAIFKNISQIYKINDKEFVIILTDGVKIKTNRIEENDEVNKEKQNKRYLIAQQLYFNMSKERKIDYIDLRFNDYIIKYLGDNK; encoded by the coding sequence ATGAAAGTAAGATTGTTGATATTGAATATAATAATGTATTTAGTATATATGTTGCCTCAAAACTTCTTTAGATTGGACTACTTTAATATAAATAAAGTAGATATTCAAGAGAGTGCAAAGATGTTACAACCAGAATTGACAAAATTGAGTGAAAAATTATATAATAAGAATATTATTTATATAGATAGCAATGAAATAAAAGAATTTTTAGAAAAAGATGTAAGGGTTGAAGATGTAACAATCACGAAGAAATCCTTAGGAGAAATTAGTATTGATGTCAAAGAGAAAGACTTATCTTACTATGCAGTTATAGGGAAAAATATTTATTTAGTGGATAAAGCTGGAGAGATATTTGCTTACTTAAATGAAAAAGATGTAGAAGAAGTACCATTTATTGTGGCAAATAGCGAAGACGAAATCAAAGAAATAACAGAATTTTTAAATGAACTTTCAGATTTAGCAATATTTAAAAACATTTCTCAAATATATAAGATAAACGATAAAGAGTTTGTTATAATATTGACTGATGGAGTTAAAATAAAAACTAATAGAATAGAAGAAAATGATGAAGTTAATAAAGAAAAACAGAACAAAAGATATTTGATAGCACAACAACTTTATTTTAATATGTCGAAAGAAAGAAAAATAGACTACATAGATTTAAGATTTAATGACTATATAATAAAATATTTAGGTGATAATAAATGA
- a CDS encoding D-alanine--D-alanine ligase has translation MKIAVFMGGTSSEKEISLRSGEAVLESLQRQGYDAYGVVLDENNQVTAFLENDYDLAYLVLHGGNGENGKIQAVLDILGKKYTGSGVLASALTMDKNKTKQIAENIGIRVPKSYRDLDSIERFPVIIKPVDEGSSKGLFLCNNKEEAGEALKKLRKPIIEDYIVGEELTVGVLNGKALGVLKIIPQADVLYDYDSKYAKGGSIHEFPAKIEDKSYKEAMKIAERIHKEFKMKGISRSDFILSEGKLYFLEVNSSPGMTKTSLIPDLATLQGYTFDDVVRLTVETFLK, from the coding sequence ATGAAAATAGCAGTTTTTATGGGGGGAACTTCATCAGAAAAAGAAATATCTCTAAGAAGTGGAGAAGCAGTTTTAGAAAGTTTACAAAGACAAGGTTATGATGCATATGGAGTTGTACTAGATGAGAATAATCAAGTAACAGCTTTTCTTGAAAATGATTATGACTTAGCATACTTAGTTCTACATGGTGGGAACGGAGAAAATGGTAAGATACAAGCAGTATTAGATATTTTAGGAAAGAAATATACAGGTTCAGGGGTACTTGCAAGTGCTTTAACTATGGATAAAAATAAAACTAAGCAAATAGCAGAAAATATTGGAATAAGAGTACCAAAATCATATAGAGATTTAGATTCTATAGAAAGATTTCCAGTAATAATAAAGCCTGTTGATGAAGGTTCAAGTAAAGGACTATTTTTATGTAACAATAAAGAAGAGGCAGGGGAAGCTCTTAAAAAACTTAGAAAACCTATAATTGAAGACTATATTGTTGGAGAAGAATTAACAGTTGGGGTTTTGAATGGAAAGGCTTTAGGAGTATTAAAAATAATCCCTCAAGCAGATGTTCTATATGACTACGATTCAAAATATGCAAAAGGTGGTTCAATTCATGAATTCCCAGCAAAAATAGAAGATAAATCATATAAGGAAGCTATGAAAATAGCTGAAAGAATTCATAAAGAATTTAAAATGAAAGGAATTTCAAGAAGTGATTTTATACTAAGTGAAGGAAAACTTTACTTCTTAGAAGTAAACTCTTCACCAGGAATGACAAAAACAAGTTTAATTCCTGATTTAGCAACTCTTCAAGGATATACTTTTGATGATGTTGTTAGATTGACAGTTGAAACATTTTTGAAATAA
- the murB gene encoding UDP-N-acetylmuramate dehydrogenase translates to MKIFDNQEMKNYSNMRVGGKAKRLIILESKEEIIDVYKNEENTNIFILGNGTNVLFTDDFMDKTFVCTKKLNKIEDLGSNLVRVETGANLKDLTDFMRDKNYSGIESLFGIPGSIGGLVYMNGGAFGTEIFDKIVSIEVFDENHQIREIKKEDLKVAYRKTEIQDKNWLVLSATFKFDDGFDQARVKEIKELRESKHPLDKPSLGSTFKNPEGDFAARLISECGLKGTIIGNAQIAEKHPNFVLNLGGATFEDITNILTLVKESVFEKFGVKLEEEIIIVK, encoded by the coding sequence ATGAAAATTTTTGATAATCAAGAGATGAAAAATTATTCAAATATGAGAGTCGGAGGAAAAGCTAAAAGACTTATCATACTTGAATCAAAAGAAGAAATAATAGATGTATATAAGAATGAAGAAAATACTAATATCTTTATTTTAGGAAATGGAACTAATGTTTTATTCACTGATGACTTTATGGATAAGACTTTTGTTTGTACAAAAAAATTAAATAAAATAGAAGATTTAGGATCTAATCTAGTTAGAGTTGAAACAGGTGCAAACCTAAAAGACTTAACAGATTTTATGAGAGATAAAAATTATTCTGGAATTGAAAGCCTATTTGGGATACCAGGTTCTATTGGAGGACTTGTATATATGAATGGTGGAGCTTTTGGAACAGAAATATTTGATAAAATAGTATCAATAGAAGTGTTTGATGAAAATCATCAAATAAGAGAAATAAAAAAAGAAGATTTAAAAGTAGCATATAGAAAAACAGAAATTCAAGATAAAAATTGGTTAGTTTTAAGTGCAACTTTTAAATTTGATGATGGTTTTGATCAAGCTAGAGTAAAAGAAATAAAAGAATTAAGAGAAAGTAAACATCCTTTAGACAAACCAAGTTTAGGAAGTACATTTAAAAACCCTGAAGGAGATTTCGCAGCAAGATTAATTTCAGAATGTGGTCTAAAGGGAACTATAATAGGTAATGCTCAAATAGCAGAAAAACACCCTAACTTTGTATTAAATTTAGGTGGAGCTACATTTGAAGATATTACAAATATTTTAACTTTGGTTAAAGAATCAGTATTTGAAAAATTTGGGGTAAAATTAGAAGAAGAAATAATAATTGTTAAATAA
- the murC gene encoding UDP-N-acetylmuramate--L-alanine ligase, with translation MEKIYFIGINGIGMSGLAKIMKCKGYDVKGADICSNYVTEELLSMGITVYNEHDEENVKGADYVIASTAIKETNPEYAYAKENGIQILKRGELLAKLLNRETGIAIAGTHGKTTTSSMLSAVMLKKDPTIVVGGILPEIKSNARPGKSEYFIAEADESDNSFLFMNPEYSVITNIDADHLDVHGNLDNIKKSFIEFILHTQKESIICMDSINLMDAISKLPEGKSVTTYSIKNENADIYAKNIRIVDRKTVFEVYVNKELKGEFSLNIPGEHNIQNSLPVIYLALKFGLNKDEIQEALNQFKGSKRRYDVLYDQELENGYGSKTKRVRIIDDYAHHPTEIKATLKAIKSVDNSRLVAIFQPHRYSRVHFLLDEFKDAFVDVDKVILLPIYAAGEKNEFNVSSEILKEHINHGNVELMTEWKDIKRYVTRVKKDSTYIFMGAGDISTLAHEIAEELEGMSDENF, from the coding sequence ATGGAAAAAATTTATTTTATTGGAATAAATGGTATAGGTATGAGTGGCCTTGCCAAAATAATGAAATGTAAAGGTTATGACGTAAAAGGAGCAGATATCTGTTCTAACTATGTAACAGAAGAACTTCTATCAATGGGAATAACTGTTTACAATGAGCATGATGAAGAAAATGTAAAGGGAGCTGACTATGTTATAGCTTCAACAGCTATAAAGGAAACTAACCCTGAATATGCCTATGCTAAAGAAAATGGTATACAAATTTTAAAAAGAGGAGAATTGCTAGCTAAACTTCTAAATAGAGAAACTGGTATAGCTATAGCAGGGACTCATGGAAAGACTACAACTTCTTCTATGCTTTCAGCAGTTATGTTAAAAAAAGATCCTACAATAGTTGTAGGGGGAATTTTACCAGAAATAAAATCTAATGCTAGACCTGGAAAAAGTGAATATTTTATAGCTGAGGCAGATGAAAGTGATAACTCATTTTTATTTATGAATCCTGAATACTCAGTAATTACTAATATAGATGCTGATCATTTAGATGTGCATGGAAATTTAGATAATATTAAAAAATCTTTTATAGAATTCATCTTACATACACAAAAAGAATCTATAATATGTATGGACTCTATAAATTTGATGGATGCAATTTCAAAATTACCTGAAGGGAAATCTGTAACAACATATTCAATAAAGAATGAAAATGCAGATATATATGCTAAGAATATTAGAATAGTAGATAGAAAAACTGTTTTTGAAGTCTATGTAAATAAAGAGTTAAAAGGAGAATTTTCTCTAAACATTCCTGGTGAACACAATATACAAAACTCTTTACCTGTAATCTATTTAGCATTAAAATTTGGACTTAATAAAGATGAAATTCAAGAAGCTTTAAATCAATTTAAAGGTTCAAAAAGAAGATATGATGTACTATATGATCAAGAATTAGAAAATGGTTATGGTAGTAAAACTAAGAGAGTTAGAATAATTGATGACTATGCTCACCATCCAACTGAAATAAAGGCAACTTTAAAAGCCATAAAAAGTGTGGATAATTCAAGATTGGTTGCAATATTCCAACCTCACAGATACAGTAGAGTACACTTCTTATTAGATGAGTTTAAAGATGCTTTTGTAGATGTAGATAAGGTAATACTTTTACCTATATATGCAGCTGGAGAAAAGAATGAATTTAATGTTTCAAGTGAAATTTTAAAAGAACATATAAATCATGGTAATGTGGAACTTATGACTGAATGGAAAGATATAAAAAGATATGTAACTAGAGTTAAAAAGGACTCAACATATATTTTTATGGGAGCTGGAGATATATCAACTTTAGCTCATGAAATTGCTGAAGAATTGGAAGGAATGTCAGATGAAAATTTTTGA
- the murG gene encoding undecaprenyldiphospho-muramoylpentapeptide beta-N-acetylglucosaminyltransferase encodes MRKVILTTGGTGGHIYPALAVADRLKLKGVEAVFVGSTERMEHEIVPESGHRFIGLDISVPKGFKNIRKYLKAIRGAYKIIKEEKPDAIIGFGNYISVPTIIAAILLRKKIYLQEQNVNIGSANRLFYKMAKMTFLAFDKTYDDIPIKSQDRFKVTGNPLRIGIEDLRYATERQKLGVGPNEKVLLITGGSLGAQDINNAIMKYWEKICAEKNLRVYWATGNNFTELKKVLKTKKENDRIEPYFNDMLNIMAAADLVVCRAGALTISELIELEKPSIIIPYGSIKVGQYENAKVLKDYNAAYVYTKDELDEAIKKALEVIRNDEKLKKMRIRLKPLRKPNAAEEIIAYLDIWRN; translated from the coding sequence ATGAGAAAAGTAATTCTTACAACAGGTGGAACAGGAGGACATATATATCCTGCTTTAGCTGTTGCAGATAGATTAAAATTAAAAGGTGTGGAAGCAGTATTTGTTGGAAGCACAGAACGTATGGAACATGAGATAGTTCCAGAAAGTGGGCATAGATTTATAGGTCTTGATATATCAGTTCCTAAAGGGTTTAAAAATATAAGAAAATATTTAAAAGCTATAAGAGGAGCATATAAGATTATAAAAGAAGAAAAGCCAGATGCTATTATAGGTTTTGGAAATTACATATCAGTACCTACAATTATTGCTGCAATTTTACTTAGAAAAAAAATATATTTGCAAGAACAAAATGTAAACATAGGTTCAGCAAATAGATTATTTTATAAAATGGCAAAGATGACTTTCCTTGCCTTTGATAAGACTTATGACGATATTCCTATTAAGTCTCAAGATAGATTTAAAGTAACAGGAAATCCATTAAGAATAGGAATAGAAGATTTGAGATATGCCACTGAAAGACAAAAATTAGGTGTAGGGCCTAATGAAAAAGTTTTATTGATTACAGGTGGAAGCTTAGGAGCACAAGATATCAATAATGCTATTATGAAGTATTGGGAAAAAATCTGTGCTGAAAAAAATCTTAGAGTTTACTGGGCTACAGGAAATAATTTTACTGAATTAAAAAAGGTTTTGAAAACAAAGAAAGAAAATGATAGAATAGAACCTTATTTTAATGATATGTTAAATATTATGGCTGCAGCTGATTTGGTTGTATGTAGAGCAGGAGCATTGACAATATCTGAACTTATAGAACTTGAAAAACCTTCAATCATAATTCCTTATGGTTCAATAAAGGTTGGGCAATATGAAAATGCAAAAGTTCTTAAGGACTACAATGCAGCTTATGTCTATACAAAAGATGAGCTAGATGAAGCAATAAAAAAAGCTCTTGAAGTTATAAGAAATGATGAAAAATTAAAAAAGATGAGAATTAGGTTGAAACCATTGAGAAAGCCTAATGCAGCAGAAGAGATTATAGCATATCTCGATATTTGGAGGAATTAA